A single region of the Euwallacea similis isolate ESF13 chromosome 22, ESF131.1, whole genome shotgun sequence genome encodes:
- the LOC136416334 gene encoding signal-induced proliferation-associated 1-like protein 1 isoform X4 yields MIGLQECGPAPPRAPVTTRERTAQAVEYYNTHVHRAWANAGLSASRSSFNDRHHHYSAPRRAHQPSSDALCRSNSSLELLDQNGRPFKSSSPPLRREYGSHGSIDVIDRPTGVQVKNEFFEMLQDYRPAVLAGTDQRSPGPFEYLAGKVDSEEQQDGNAHGGSYPQSPKLRSKLGRFWNNNGNISGGVNSSMVKSQRQTMDDSIVSTSSSSVIFSQEAEEISRRRAFAHYDCQSLTTTLNYAVRLRRNHLAKRRNTTTGASAASMIIRSSTPDDDGGDDNGDGQSNDLVKNCRYFRNEVGGEEERIVSLSRLQNGHKSHGRPLHKPQLAYGVAILEFPPGETHWRHSTCPYQRFPRPIENVDQGALYYRKYFAGQDHQNWFGTDEQLGPVAISIKREKVIHPENQLTTTLTQYQYRLVIRTSELQTLRGAVLEDAIPNIKASNHPKTLNTKEVLEYVAPEIQLTSLRLGVQSQTIVDQLLKLDEQGLTNHYKVGIMYCKAGQSTEEEMYNNQEAGPAFTEFLETIGKKVKLQGFEKYKAGLDTKADSTGFYSVYAQYQECEIMFHVSTMLPFTPNNRQQLLRKRHIGNDIVTIVFQEPGAQPFTPQGIRSQFQHVFVVVNAINPCTENTHYKVAVSRSKDVEVFGPPIKEGAVFPKGKAFAEFLLAKVVNGENAAHRSEKFVTMATRTRQEYLKDLVAHYSTNTPVDTGQKFCSVSAIFSSKKKEKGRPRFIPDLCQRGAILWQVLLDDSGQGQQIECFLGISSDSFVLIEEQTRQIVFVTPCKSILGWSPQTNSLRIYHHQGECMTIHMRDTHGDTDELVEVTKRLEAVTIGLKAKEFSISRNIMGQLGFHVQPDGIVTLVENQGQAWQAGLRQNSRLVEICKVAVATLTYDQMVDLLKTSLTVTLTVIPPLPDGSPRKGCTLQNCKYNESHFEGDYDSVTNEEGKARRAPQMQQAVSGHHRRVYERSFSPPRSSNSSGYGTGSSSKSFHGQENRYHNNAVEGTLTSSSSGHSNDDKWYEIIQDLEPPPVPTKSSSSRSTPQHTNNTFPCSPKRINHHQNIQVAPTSHNHYTVQHNKIHFSNSLPIQHVNYQQPLSAALHGNTSDLDLTRDVYHCEKNNIVKQHNERMRQQDNHDYLQVTRPPKVAEFPASGDYNRLNLNDNISNDSSISDRINLIGSEDELSTGSGNSPRTHRSGKQVNLATSTNCHQRNQSPRSLNGEAKLRPGVTPRSANRNSANLSSSTLQEELLRLINPDNIEPSDPAKVLKDTSKSHSRENLNSSLSIHKPSQQEVILTTARPATVISNASTTSSPLPSEFRVTKDENLPSPSKNKVGLPFPDSFPLSEDSDWPSLMDTATKVMMQVGNLPEEDKNPRHWDEDMIGINRIDQQLSSSFSSIPDQTKHVAELSRKVQTLERENRRLRDENRKAKEQAQAAVQQLRKFTEWFFKNVKRQ; encoded by the exons ATGATCGGATTGCAAGAGTGCGGACCTGCGCCGCCGAGGGCGCCTGTTACCACCCGAGAAAGAACTGCCCAAGCTGTGGAGTATTACAACACCCATGTGCACAG GGCTTGGGCAAACGCAGGTCTCTCAGCCTCCAGATCCTCCTTCAACGACAGACACCACCATTATTCAGCCCCAAGGAGAGCACACCAGCCCTCGTCGGATGCCCTTTGTCGCAGCAATTCTAGTTTAGAATTGCTGGATCAGAACGGAAGACCCTTCAAATCCAGCAGTCCACCCCTCAGAAGGGAGTACGGGAGTCACGGGTCTATTGATGTCATTGATAGGCCAACAGGTGTTCAAG tcaaaaatgaatttttcgaaatGCTGCAAGACTACAGACCTGCAGTGCTAGCAGGAACTGACCAGAGGAGTCCTGGGCCCTTCGAATATTTGGCAGGAAAAGTCGATTCTGAGGAACAACAGGACGGGAATGCTCATGGGGGGAGCTACCCCCAAAGCCCGAAACTGAGGTCCAAATTGGGGAGGTTTTGGAATAATAATGGGAATATTTCTGGAG GTGTTAATAGCAGTATGGTAAAATCCCAGCGTCAAACCATGGATGACAGTATTGTCAGCACCTCCTCGAGCAGTGTAATCTTCTCCCAGGAGGCGGAGGAGATATCTAGGAGAAGGGCTTTTGCCCATTACGACTGTCAGTCCTTGACCACCACCCTGAATTATGCAGTTCGATTGAGGAGGAACCATTTGGCGAAGCGAAGGAATACCACCACTGGTGCTTCTGCCGCTTCTATGATTATTAGATCATCAACACCGGATG ATGATGGTGGAGATGACAATGGCGATGGCCAGTCCAACGATCTGGTGAAAAATTGCCGGTACTTCAGAAACGAAGTAGGAGGCGAGGAGGAGAGGATAGTCAGTCTATCCAGACTTCAAAACGGCCACAAAAGCCATGGGAGGCCTTTGCATAAACCTCAATTAGCATACGGAGTGGCAATTCTCGAGTTCCCTCCAG GTGAAACCCACTGGAGGCACTCCACGTGCCCTTATCAAAGATTCCCTAGACCCATAGAAAACGTGGACCAGGGGGCTTTGtattacagaaaatattttgccgGTCAAG ATCACCAGAACTGGTTTGGAACGGATGAGCAACTGGGGCCTGTGGCTATTTCGATTAAGCGCGAAAAAGTGATACATCCTGAGAACCAATTGACGACCACTTTGACGCAGTACCAGTACAG GTTGGTGATTCGCACCTCCGAGCTGCAAACTCTTCGTGGAGCAGTGCTGGAAGATGCCATTCCGAACATCAAAGCCTCCAACCACCCCAAAACCCTGAATACCAAAGAAGTGCTCGAATATGTAGCCCCAGAAATTCAACTCACGTCTCTTCGATTAGGCGTGCAAAGCCAGACTATTGTCGATCAGTTGCTTAAATTGGATGAGCAGGGGTTGACCAACCACTACAAG GTTGGGATAATGTACTGCAAGGCAGGGCAAAGTACTGAAGAGGAAATGTATAATAATCAGGAAGCAGGACCAGCTTTTACAGAGTTTTTAGAGACGATTGGGAAGAAGGTCAAGCTGCAGGGTTTCGAGAAATATAAGGCAGGATTGGATACCAAAG CTGACTCCACGGGTTTTTACTCAGTGTACGCCCAATATCAGGAATGCGAGATCATGTTTCATGTCTCCACAATGCTGCCCTTTACCCCCAACAACAGGCAACAGCTTCTGAGGAAAAGGCACATTGGAAACGATATTGTTACTATAGTCTTTCAG GAACCTGGGGCGCAGCCTTTCACCCCCCAAGGCATTAGGTCGCAGTTCCAGCACGTCTTTGTGGTGGTCAATGCAATCAACCCTTGCACAGAGAACACCCATTATAAGGTGGCAGTGTCCAGGTCTAAAGATGTGGAGGTTTTTGGGCCCCCTATCAAAGAGGGGGCAGTTTTCCCCAAAGGGAAAGCATTTGCTGAGTTTCTTCTGGCTAAA GTGGTTAATGGGGAGAATGCTGCTCATAGATCGGAGAAATTTGTCACCATGGCCACCAGGACGAGACAGGAGTATCTGAAGGATTTGGTCGCGCATTATTCCACCAACACTCCAGTCGATACGGGACAGAAATTTT GTTCTGTTTCAGCCATATTCAGTAGCAAGAAAAAGGAGAAGGGACGTCCCAGGTTCATACCCGACTTATGCCAAAGAGGAGCCATTTTGTGGCAAGTATTGCTGGACGATAGTGGACAAGGGCAACAGATTGAATGCTTTTTGG GCATCTCATCAGACTCGTTCGTCTTGATAGAGGAACAAACAAGACAAATAGTTTTTGTAACCCCCTGTAAGAGCATATTGGGGTGGTCACCTCAGACTAACAGTCTCAGGATTTACCACCACCAAGGGGAATGCATGACGATTCACATGAGGGACACTCATGGTGATACTGATGAGCTGGTGGAGGTTACGAAGAGATTGGAAGCTGTTACAATTGGACTTAAAGCCAAAGAATTTTCTATTAG tcGTAATATTATGGGCCAGTTGGGTTTCCACGTGCAGCCTGATGGTATTGTTACTTTAGTTGAAAACCAAGGGCAGGCCTGGCAGGCTGGTTTAAGGCAAAATTCTAGATTGGTAGAAATTTGCAAGGTTGCTGTGGCCACCTTGACTTACGACCAAATGGTCGACCTTCTCAAAACCTCGTTGACTGTAACTTTAACTGTGATACCTCCCCTCCCCGATGGGTCCCCAAGGAAGGGCTGCACCCTACAGAATTGTAAATATAATGAAAGTCACTTTGAAG GTGATTACGACAGTGTCACCAATGAAGAGGGAAAAGCTAGAAGAGCTCCGCAGATGCAACAAGCAGTTTCAGGCCATCATCGCAGGGTTTATGAGAGGAGCTTTTCACCCCCTAGGAGCAGCAATAGTTCTGGATACGGGACTGGAAGCAGCAGCAAGTCTTTTCATGGCCAGGAGAATCGATATCATAATAATGCTGTGGAG GGGACATTGACCAGTTCTTCTAGCGGCCACTCCAATGACGATAAATGGTACGAAATTATACAGGACTTGGAGCCTCCTCCAGTACCCACGAAATCCAGCAGTTCTCGCAGCACCCCTCAGCACACAAACAACACTTTTCCATGCTCACCAAAGAGGATCAACCATCACCAG AACATCCAAGTGGCCCCAACTTCACACAACCACTACACAGTGCAGCACAACAAGATTCACTTTAGCAACAGTTTGCCCATTCAGCATGTGAATTACCAGCAGCCTTTGAGTGCGGCCCTACACGGCAACACTAGTGATTTGGATCTGACCCGTGACGTGTATCACTGTGAGAAGAATAATATAGTGAAGCAGCATAATGAGAGGATGAGGCAACAGGACAATCACGACTATTTACAG GTGACAAGGCCTCCAAAAGTGGCGGAATTCCCGGCTTCGGGAGACTACAACAGACTTAACTTGAATGATAACATCTCGAACGACAGCTCAATAAGTGATCGAATTAACCTAATTGGGAGCGAAGATGAGCTTTCAACTG GAAGCGGAAATTCACCGAGAACTCATCGATCTGGCAAGCAGGTGAACTTGGCCACCTCCACGAACTGCCACCAAAGAAACCAAAGCCCTAGATCACTGAACGGTGAAGCTAAATTGAGGCCTGGCGTGACCCCGCGCTCTGCAAACAGAAACAGCGCGAATTTATCCTCGAGCACTCTGCAAGAGGAGCTTCTGAGGCTCATAAATCCCGACAATATCGAGCCTTCAGACCCCGCGAAGGTTCTTAAAGACACCTCCAAATCCCACTCAAG AGAAAATCTCAACAGTTCTCTCTCCATCCATAAACCGAGCCAACAAGAAGTGATCCTGACCACAGCCAGACCTGCCACGGTTATTTCAAACGCCAGTACTACTTCAAGTCCTTTGCCCAGCGAGTTTAGGGTGACCAAAGATGAAAATTTGCCCTCCCCCAGCAAGAACAAGGTGGGCCTGCCCTTCCCCGATTCATTCCCCTTAAGTGAGGACTCCGACTGGCCCAGCTTGATGGACACAGCCACCAAAGTCATGATGCAAGTAGGAAACTTGCCTGAAGAGGACAAGAATCCCAGGCATTGGGACGAGGACATGATCGGGATTAACAGAATTGATCAGCAGCTTTCCAGTTCATTTTC GAGTATTCCAGATCAGACGAAACATGTCGCAGAATTGAGCCGCAAAGTCCAGACTCTGGAACGGGAGAATCGTCGCTTGAGGGATGAAAACAGGAAAGCTAAAGAGCAGGCTCAGGCTGCAGTTCAGCAGCTGAGGAAGTTCACTGAATGGTTCTTTAAAAACGTGAAACGGCAGTAA